Proteins found in one archaeon genomic segment:
- a CDS encoding cupredoxin domain-containing protein, whose translation MRPRGAYLLAALLVSLSLLAVLASSPRVIATVSPVSVSIQDFSFNPGTIHVVIGVNNTIVWTNNGAEPHTVTANGGAFSGSSTLSPGENFTHTFSTPGTFGYHCAIHTFMTGTVVVIGTGTTSTSSSVTTTTSTTTTTTTVILPSHSGAGRVDEPPELM comes from the coding sequence ATGCGACCCAGGGGCGCCTACCTCTTGGCAGCCCTGCTCGTCTCCCTCTCGCTCCTGGCCGTCCTCGCCTCATCCCCGCGAGTCATCGCGACCGTATCTCCAGTCTCCGTGAGCATCCAGGACTTCTCGTTCAATCCAGGCACGATTCACGTGGTTATTGGAGTAAACAACACCATCGTCTGGACTAACAATGGGGCGGAGCCCCATACTGTGACAGCGAACGGCGGCGCCTTCTCGGGAAGCAGCACGCTGTCGCCTGGGGAGAACTTCACACACACCTTCTCGACACCGGGCACCTTCGGATATCACTGCGCGATACACACCTTCATGACCGGTACTGTCGTCGTCATCGGCACGGGGACCACGTCGACCTCCAGCTCTGTGACCACCACGACATCAACAACGACGACCACCACGACTGTGATCCTCCCAAGCCACTCTGGTGCCGGAAGGGTCGATGAGCCCCCCGAACTCATGTAG
- the eif1A gene encoding translation initiation factor eIF-1A — MGKRKVLSESNLKELVMPQQGEILGRAIKMTGGDQVIVKCVDGETRQCRIRGKLKRRMWIREGDIVLIAPWDFDNRKADILWRYIKAHAEWLNTNGYLKNV; from the coding sequence TTGGGTAAGCGCAAGGTTCTCAGCGAATCCAACCTCAAGGAACTGGTCATGCCCCAGCAGGGCGAGATCCTCGGCCGGGCGATCAAGATGACCGGGGGCGACCAGGTGATCGTAAAGTGCGTGGATGGCGAGACGAGGCAGTGCCGGATCAGGGGCAAGCTCAAGAGGCGAATGTGGATCAGGGAAGGCGACATCGTCCTTATCGCTCCCTGGGACTTTGACAACCGGAAGGCCGACATCCTCTGGCGCTACATCAAGGCACACGCAGAATGGCTCAACACCAACGGCTACCTGAAGAACGTCTAG
- a CDS encoding MFS transporter — MESARAGRNGPSLLYAAKGSRVFVSGLMSVSIPAYLQAIGSGGLFVGVALAAILAGNAASNIVLNFLRGKAPTKKILQGFSGLMVIAGVILAWTASPWAILLACFMGNVSTTGTEAGPFQSAEAGILPELVPEGKIVRAFGRYNFVGYLAAAFGTSSLSVPGLLGGSLWAFRALFLAFAGAGALLLVIYATLAWPKEEPAARELSKEAKGQIVRLSAFFSVDAFGGAFVSQYLLSYWFFVVYGVPLTGLAAIFFVSSLISAASTYGAALIAERIGNLRTMVFTHIPSGVLLLLTPLAGSLVGSVAVLFLRQSLSQMDVPTRQALMAEMFEKDDRVQAYAATNVVRSLGTFGGGPVATGLIALGAYSGLLYAGGLTKIGYDLAIYSAYRKKFR; from the coding sequence ATCTGCAGGCGATAGGATCTGGGGGCCTTTTCGTCGGGGTGGCACTGGCGGCGATTCTGGCCGGGAACGCGGCTTCGAACATAGTCCTGAACTTCCTGAGGGGAAAGGCGCCGACCAAGAAGATCCTTCAGGGGTTCAGCGGTTTGATGGTCATCGCCGGGGTGATCCTTGCCTGGACCGCCTCTCCGTGGGCGATTCTTCTGGCCTGTTTCATGGGCAACGTCAGTACGACTGGCACCGAGGCGGGACCGTTCCAATCTGCCGAAGCGGGAATACTGCCAGAGCTGGTCCCCGAGGGAAAGATAGTGAGGGCCTTCGGGAGGTACAACTTCGTGGGGTATCTGGCGGCCGCGTTCGGGACGTCTTCCCTGTCAGTGCCCGGGCTCCTCGGCGGGAGCCTTTGGGCCTTCAGGGCCCTCTTCCTGGCATTCGCCGGGGCGGGTGCCCTCCTGCTCGTCATCTATGCGACCCTGGCCTGGCCCAAAGAGGAACCTGCCGCAAGAGAGCTCAGCAAGGAAGCTAAAGGACAGATCGTCAGGCTCTCGGCCTTCTTCTCGGTGGACGCGTTCGGGGGCGCCTTCGTATCTCAGTACCTCCTCTCGTACTGGTTCTTCGTTGTGTACGGAGTCCCTCTGACGGGACTGGCCGCGATCTTCTTCGTATCCAGCCTCATCTCGGCCGCCTCGACCTATGGCGCGGCGCTCATCGCTGAGAGGATTGGCAACTTGAGGACGATGGTCTTCACCCACATCCCCTCCGGCGTACTCCTATTACTGACGCCGCTGGCCGGCTCCCTCGTCGGGTCCGTGGCCGTCCTCTTCCTAAGGCAAAGCCTCTCCCAAATGGACGTCCCGACGAGGCAGGCCCTCATGGCGGAGATGTTCGAAAAGGACGACCGGGTCCAGGCCTATGCAGCTACAAACGTAGTCAGGAGCCTAGGGACCTTTGGAGGTGGCCCGGTTGCCACGGGGCTGATAGCCTTGGGGGCGTACTCAGGGCTCCTCTACGCAGGAGGCCTGACTAAGATAGGATACGACCTTGCGATCTATTCTGCGTACAGGAAGAAGTTCAGGTAG
- a CDS encoding DEAD/DEAH box helicase, with amino-acid sequence MDSFMELHLSPAVRKGVDEAGYRRPFPIQAQAIGPLLEGRNLIGQAKAGSGKTLAFGIPLLHSIDTSLPVIQALVLAPTRELAVQITKELIKIGSFTGVRIVTIYGGQSMNLQLDALRRGPHVVVGTPGRTIDHIKRGTLRLGSVRFAVLDEADTMLDMGFIDDVDFILGKTPNSRQLSLFSATMPSSIMRLAEKYMPQSTHIMVDQNEPSPEALEQFYARVDADKRLELLLDILSKERRGSAVIFCRTKWGTARLARELERRFMSVVSLHGDLSQNQRDHSMSLFRSGKADIMVATDVASRGIDVRQIGCVVNYDVPEDPVVYFHRVGRTARAGDPGRSYTFVTPFEEGDFARILGQAKAEIRPLRPGDEKRRHVDKGQMRHAGGRQGGRWARKGDRGARQKWRRYR; translated from the coding sequence TTGGACAGCTTCATGGAGTTGCACCTGAGCCCGGCCGTTCGAAAGGGCGTGGACGAGGCAGGGTACCGCAGGCCCTTCCCAATCCAGGCCCAAGCGATAGGCCCCCTCCTGGAGGGAAGGAATCTGATCGGACAGGCGAAGGCAGGCTCGGGCAAGACACTCGCATTCGGGATACCCCTGCTTCATTCCATAGACACGTCCTTGCCGGTCATCCAGGCTCTCGTGCTCGCGCCCACGAGGGAGCTAGCCGTCCAGATCACCAAGGAACTGATCAAGATCGGGTCCTTCACGGGCGTGAGGATTGTCACAATCTACGGAGGCCAGTCCATGAACCTCCAACTCGACGCTCTTCGCCGAGGACCACACGTCGTCGTGGGGACTCCCGGGAGGACGATCGACCATATCAAGCGCGGGACGCTGAGGCTCGGGTCCGTGAGGTTCGCTGTCCTCGACGAGGCCGACACGATGCTGGACATGGGATTCATCGACGACGTAGACTTCATCCTGGGCAAGACCCCCAACTCGAGGCAGCTGAGCCTCTTCTCGGCGACGATGCCGAGCTCCATCATGAGGCTGGCGGAGAAGTACATGCCCCAGTCGACGCACATCATGGTCGACCAGAACGAGCCCTCTCCTGAGGCCCTCGAGCAGTTCTACGCAAGGGTCGACGCTGACAAGCGCCTGGAGCTCCTACTCGACATCCTCTCCAAAGAGAGGCGCGGCTCCGCAGTGATCTTCTGCAGGACCAAGTGGGGCACGGCCAGGCTGGCCCGCGAACTGGAGAGGAGATTCATGAGCGTAGTGTCGCTCCACGGCGACCTCTCCCAGAACCAGAGGGACCACTCGATGAGCCTCTTCAGGTCGGGGAAGGCGGACATCATGGTGGCCACCGACGTCGCCAGCAGAGGCATCGACGTCAGGCAGATCGGGTGCGTGGTGAACTACGACGTCCCCGAAGACCCGGTCGTATACTTCCACAGAGTTGGAAGGACAGCGAGAGCAGGCGACCCTGGAAGGTCGTACACCTTCGTCACTCCCTTCGAGGAGGGGGACTTTGCGCGGATCCTAGGCCAGGCAAAAGCGGAGATCAGGCCCCTGAGACCTGGCGACGAAAAGCGCAGGCACGTCGACAAGGGGCAAATGAGGCACGCCGGAGGCAGGCAGGGCGGGCGGTGGGCCAGGAAGGGAGACCGCGGTGCCCGACAGAAGTGGCGGAGATACAGATAA
- the pstB gene encoding phosphate ABC transporter ATP-binding protein, with amino-acid sequence MGAPGSSEKMRSEGLSAWYGGKQALDGVSLGIASHAITAIIGPSGCGKSTYVRCLNRMHELVPGAKTEGHVFLDRNDIYGPKVDPVLIRRRIGMVFQKPNPFPTMSIYDNVAAGLKLTGARKGKDLDEVVRRSLELAGLWDEVRDDLDKPGTSISGGQQQRLCIARAIALEPEVILMDEPCSALDPVATAKIEGLMTSLKSRYTVVVVTHNMQQASRVADYTAFLYLGKLIEYDDTPKIFENPKEELTERYITGKFG; translated from the coding sequence ATGGGCGCTCCCGGCTCCAGCGAGAAGATGAGGAGCGAGGGGCTCAGCGCATGGTATGGGGGAAAGCAGGCCCTCGACGGCGTCAGCCTTGGGATAGCGTCTCACGCGATTACGGCTATCATAGGGCCTTCGGGGTGCGGAAAGTCTACCTACGTCAGATGCCTGAACAGGATGCACGAGCTGGTCCCCGGAGCCAAGACCGAAGGGCACGTCTTCCTCGATCGGAACGACATCTATGGGCCAAAGGTGGACCCGGTCCTCATTAGACGAAGGATAGGAATGGTCTTCCAGAAGCCCAATCCATTTCCCACGATGTCAATCTATGACAACGTCGCAGCAGGGCTGAAGCTCACGGGAGCGAGAAAGGGAAAGGACCTGGACGAGGTAGTACGAAGGAGCCTTGAGCTTGCCGGTCTGTGGGACGAAGTCAGAGACGACCTGGACAAGCCGGGGACGAGCATCTCCGGGGGGCAACAGCAGCGACTCTGCATCGCGAGGGCAATCGCCCTCGAGCCCGAAGTGATATTGATGGACGAGCCTTGCTCGGCCCTGGACCCTGTGGCTACCGCTAAGATCGAGGGCTTGATGACCTCCCTGAAGAGCAGGTACACCGTGGTCGTCGTGACCCACAACATGCAGCAAGCCTCCAGGGTCGCGGACTATACCGCCTTCCTCTACCTGGGGAAGCTGATCGAATATGATGACACCCCCAAGATTTTCGAGAACCCGAAGGAGGAGCTTACTGAGAGGTACATCACCGGGAAGTTCGGATAG
- a CDS encoding FAD-dependent oxidoreductase encodes MRSSRWKEYDLLVVGAGVLGVSIAYWLSSVYDCSIAVADSAGGVAAHTSSRNTGVVHRPFYLDPDRKKVFARSAAVSYPLWRKFSRESMLPWVETGTLEAAPTESGIAVLHKYLGWAEKNGMEEAETELLDGREVASLEPEVHCAAALHSKTDTSVDFGLMTRRLFDHCDRAGVDLLSTSRVERVSTGPTGRCLVSFSPAADSSGVSCRFLVNAGGAGALTLAHKEGLARDLSALYFRGDYWRVAGGFAKKVGRNVYTPPRHPAFPFLDPHLVVRADGTRQVGPNAVLVGGPYAYQGFGFRHAPSSLERPLGPKLRLAMNTEFLSLLAGEWRSSLSKDAMARRVRKFIPRLDTSLLEERGLAGVRGSVVSSRGFEPEAILVFGEESCHVLNYNSPGATGAPAFSAKVVKDLQSEGRLDGLRKRPRLTESPWSFDEVASSI; translated from the coding sequence GTGCGGTCGTCCAGATGGAAGGAGTACGACCTTCTCGTGGTCGGGGCGGGGGTGCTGGGGGTCTCCATCGCCTACTGGCTCTCAAGCGTCTATGACTGTTCGATTGCGGTCGCCGACTCTGCCGGCGGCGTGGCCGCCCATACTTCTTCGAGAAACACGGGTGTAGTGCACAGGCCCTTCTACCTCGACCCCGACCGGAAGAAGGTCTTTGCACGCTCCGCCGCCGTCTCCTACCCTCTGTGGAGGAAGTTCTCGAGGGAGTCGATGCTTCCGTGGGTGGAGACCGGAACCCTCGAGGCCGCTCCGACCGAGTCGGGCATCGCCGTCCTTCACAAGTACCTCGGCTGGGCAGAGAAGAATGGGATGGAAGAGGCCGAAACCGAGTTGCTCGACGGCAGGGAGGTGGCCTCGCTCGAGCCCGAAGTGCACTGCGCCGCAGCTCTGCACTCGAAGACCGACACTTCAGTCGACTTCGGACTGATGACCAGGAGACTCTTCGACCACTGCGACAGGGCTGGCGTGGACCTCCTCTCGACGAGTCGGGTGGAGAGAGTCTCCACAGGCCCAACTGGAAGATGTCTCGTCTCGTTCTCCCCCGCTGCAGACTCGAGCGGCGTCTCCTGCCGCTTCCTGGTCAACGCCGGAGGTGCGGGTGCTCTCACCCTTGCTCACAAGGAGGGCCTGGCACGGGACCTGTCGGCCCTGTACTTCCGCGGGGACTACTGGAGGGTCGCGGGAGGCTTCGCCAAGAAGGTCGGGAGGAACGTCTACACCCCTCCCCGGCACCCGGCGTTTCCATTCCTCGACCCTCACTTGGTCGTCCGTGCGGACGGGACTCGCCAGGTCGGCCCGAACGCGGTCCTGGTCGGCGGCCCCTACGCCTACCAGGGTTTCGGTTTCAGGCATGCACCTTCTAGCTTGGAGAGGCCTCTGGGCCCCAAGCTGAGGTTGGCCATGAACACAGAGTTCCTCTCCCTCTTGGCTGGCGAGTGGCGGAGCTCCTTGTCCAAGGATGCCATGGCCCGAAGAGTGAGGAAGTTCATCCCCCGGTTAGACACTTCTCTCCTGGAGGAGCGCGGGCTCGCAGGGGTCAGGGGGTCGGTCGTGAGCTCGAGGGGGTTCGAGCCAGAAGCAATACTCGTCTTCGGGGAAGAGTCTTGTCACGTCCTGAACTACAATTCACCTGGCGCGACCGGAGCCCCAGCGTTCTCGGCAAAGGTCGTAAAGGACCTCCAGTCCGAAGGCCGCCTCGACGGACTCAGGAAGAGGCCGAGGCTCACAGAGTCGCCCTGGTCCTTCGACGAGGTCGCCTCCTCCATCTAA
- a CDS encoding phosphate uptake regulator, PhoU, with translation MTRLMDMGLERLNGLLLEMAALSENAVASSIEAYASGGKAGQVREQAQKLQGLHRQVSDLTMELIARFQPVASDLRFIKACFEISYGFHRFGRYALDIVEVLEMFGDLRKCDHEAVVKAAATTKEMIRMSVDAFAKRDVGLARRIPKLDDLVDESYRQHLRGVMDQKKDVRCALSASLILRYLERISDHATYIGESVDYIVTGIEPSA, from the coding sequence TTGACTAGGCTCATGGACATGGGGCTCGAGCGGCTCAACGGGCTCCTCCTGGAAATGGCCGCCCTCTCTGAGAACGCCGTAGCCTCGTCCATAGAGGCGTACGCCAGCGGCGGAAAGGCCGGACAGGTGCGTGAACAGGCTCAGAAGCTGCAAGGCCTCCACCGCCAGGTCAGCGACCTCACCATGGAACTGATCGCAAGGTTCCAGCCGGTCGCCTCGGACCTCAGGTTCATCAAGGCCTGCTTCGAGATTTCATACGGCTTCCACAGATTCGGCCGATATGCCCTGGACATAGTGGAGGTGCTCGAGATGTTCGGGGACCTTCGAAAGTGCGACCACGAGGCCGTGGTTAAGGCAGCCGCCACGACGAAGGAGATGATCAGGATGAGCGTGGACGCCTTCGCGAAGAGGGACGTCGGGCTGGCGAGGCGCATTCCAAAGCTGGACGACCTGGTCGACGAGAGCTACAGGCAGCACTTGAGGGGAGTCATGGACCAGAAGAAGGACGTCAGGTGCGCACTTTCAGCCAGCCTCATCCTCAGGTACCTGGAGAGGATCTCGGACCACGCGACCTACATCGGCGAGTCCGTCGACTACATCGTGACAGGTATCGAGCCCTCGGCTTGA
- the pstA gene encoding phosphate ABC transporter permease PstA: protein MDHYAARRLKDRVFTILGGLCVVLAVIPLGSILLGVIAKGLPAMSWAFLTTDSLPSTTSPGGIGPAIQGTLMLVGLTSLIGIPIGIMSGIFLAEYGTNRYASVLRLLNDVLTEFPSIVAGITIYLTFVLIFGYSTIAGALALCFILIPIVSRTTEESVKLVPNSLREASLALGIRKWRGTVSVVLRAARSGLITGSLLAVARVAGETAPLIFTAFGNSYFATGLNGPVGSLTMYIFSDWKQPYQGYQLQAWGAALVLILMVLLINIAVRLATRGRGARR, encoded by the coding sequence ATGGACCACTATGCCGCGCGCAGGCTGAAGGACAGGGTCTTCACGATACTTGGTGGCCTCTGCGTGGTCCTCGCTGTCATACCCCTCGGGAGCATCTTGTTGGGTGTCATCGCGAAGGGCCTCCCTGCGATGAGCTGGGCCTTTCTCACCACGGACTCTCTTCCGAGCACGACTAGCCCCGGGGGAATAGGGCCGGCGATACAGGGGACGCTGATGCTCGTAGGCCTCACCAGCCTGATCGGAATTCCGATCGGCATCATGTCCGGGATCTTTCTTGCAGAGTATGGGACCAATCGCTACGCGTCAGTCCTGAGGCTTCTCAACGACGTCCTAACCGAATTCCCGTCGATAGTTGCAGGGATCACGATTTATCTTACCTTCGTCCTGATATTCGGCTACTCGACCATCGCCGGAGCACTCGCCCTGTGCTTCATCCTGATTCCCATCGTTTCGAGGACCACGGAGGAGTCGGTCAAGCTCGTGCCCAACTCCCTAAGGGAGGCCTCTCTGGCTCTGGGGATAAGGAAGTGGAGGGGGACGGTCAGCGTGGTCCTCCGTGCCGCACGGTCGGGGCTCATCACCGGGTCCCTTCTGGCCGTCGCAAGAGTAGCCGGAGAGACGGCACCGCTGATTTTCACTGCGTTCGGAAACAGCTACTTTGCCACAGGTCTGAACGGGCCTGTGGGCTCGCTTACCATGTACATCTTCTCGGACTGGAAGCAGCCCTACCAGGGTTACCAGCTTCAGGCGTGGGGCGCCGCCCTTGTCCTGATCCTGATGGTACTGCTGATCAACATAGCCGTCAGGCTCGCGACCAGAGGAAGAGGAGCCAGAAGGTGA
- a CDS encoding SIMPL domain-containing protein (The SIMPL domain is named for its presence in mouse protein SIMPL (signalling molecule that associates with mouse pelle-like kinase). Bacterial member BP26, from Brucella, was shown to assemble into a channel-like structure, while YggE from E. coli has been associated with resistance to oxidative stress.) codes for MAKPARPGVAGATVVLLIAVAVLATSTGFMSYLYLQKTTERTGPIQIGDGSVTFPPSSGPYSSQSGNFDPTYTISVSGSAQIQYTPNEALVGISVVAKNATALGATKEDAILTAKVIKALNSIGIANTSMHTQGFSLYPNYYECYCYNPNPPAIVSYTVSNSLTINITNSDPAALGLKAGQVIDTATGAGANQVNLDFSGTRSMVQKLQNQVLSWAVDSAHQQATLIATEAGVNITGVVSASSGYSSYCCYSDYAPRGIQDASAYLTPIIPGTQTLYSSVQVVYSID; via the coding sequence TTGGCAAAGCCCGCCCGGCCCGGCGTCGCTGGTGCGACCGTCGTCCTCCTGATAGCTGTAGCAGTCCTGGCGACGTCGACCGGGTTCATGTCTTACCTCTACTTGCAAAAGACCACGGAGAGGACCGGTCCGATTCAGATTGGAGATGGTTCGGTGACCTTTCCTCCCTCGTCAGGGCCATATTCTTCTCAGTCTGGGAACTTCGATCCAACTTACACAATCTCTGTCTCTGGCTCCGCCCAAATCCAATACACTCCCAACGAAGCGCTAGTTGGCATCTCCGTGGTCGCGAAGAACGCAACCGCCCTGGGTGCCACCAAGGAGGATGCGATTCTCACCGCCAAGGTGATCAAGGCGCTAAATTCGATAGGCATAGCCAACACGAGCATGCACACTCAGGGGTTCTCTCTTTATCCGAACTACTACGAATGCTACTGCTACAATCCGAATCCGCCGGCCATCGTGAGCTACACAGTTTCAAACAGCCTTACTATCAACATCACCAACAGTGACCCGGCAGCTCTTGGGCTAAAGGCTGGCCAGGTGATAGACACGGCTACAGGGGCCGGCGCGAACCAGGTCAATCTGGACTTCTCCGGGACTAGGTCGATGGTGCAAAAGCTTCAGAACCAGGTCCTTAGCTGGGCTGTCGATTCGGCTCATCAACAGGCCACTTTGATAGCAACCGAGGCTGGAGTCAATATCACCGGAGTCGTCAGCGCGAGTAGCGGGTACTCCTCCTACTGCTGTTATTCAGACTACGCACCCAGAGGGATACAGGATGCAAGCGCATACCTCACTCCGATCATCCCGGGAACTCAGACGCTCTACTCTTCAGTCCAAGTCGTCTACTCAATCGACTGA